Genomic segment of Drosophila biarmipes strain raj3 chromosome 2L, RU_DBia_V1.1, whole genome shotgun sequence:
GACCTCTGCCGCAACATGCACAGTGTAAAACAGCGGTCGGGCCATAAtcataatttgtataaaaaaaaagtttttatttgtatatgtTAGCAATTTtgagaataaatatatttatttatattaaaatttttagggaagatttaaagtaaaatgggGAACCTGACATTTAGGGTCTGTAATGAACCTAATTAACAAATTCTTAGAATATTGAAACAGTCccgattaaaatttaaattgttttctggtgtgttttttcccagtgcacctTTTGCCGTTGTTGCGCAAACAAACACAGAGCCACCCACAGCCAGACAGATGGCTCCCATGGAGAACAAGCGCTGGCCACATATGCTAATACACGGAGACAGTCGGCCATGGCATGTAGCAGCCACCCGACTAAGCCATCCTCCTCCCGGCCACTCAAATCCAAGCCGGTCACGTCGACTAATCCCTGGGAAATTGTTCGAGCGCAGCGAAAGTTTGCCGAAAATGCATTGGCTCAATTATTAGGCATTAGAGGATGCTGTAAAGTACGGACGAGATTTTTAATGCTTAACACTCTACCAACTCAGGCTGATCGACTCCTTGCTCAGGGATCCCGGATTGATGGCCTCCATCTTGCGCATTCCCTTGCCGTCCACGACGTACACCTCGAAGTTGCGCTGGTTGATGATCAGGCGCCGCTGGATCTCCAGGACGCACTTCCTCATCAGGGAGTAGGCATCCGCCTGGCTGATATTCGAGTGCCAGTACCTCTGCAGGATGCTGCCGCAGAACATGCTGCCCCACCCGTGTCCAGCGTGATTGATGGACTGCGCCGCGCCGTAGGTGTCGATGTAGTGGAGGTCAGGACCTTCGGTGGCGTCGTATCCCGCCAGCAGCATGGCCACCTGGTACCTGGTATTGGTCCTGATGTAGTCCGCCAGTGTCTTCCGGGTGAAATGGGCCGCCGCCTTGGCACTCAGGTGATAGCCGTGGGCAATCTTGTACAGGTGCATGTTCTTCGAGATGAAGTCCGTGAACTGGATGGAGTCGCCGCCATCGCCCACCATGGCCATCATGTTGAAGTCCGAGAGGCGGTGTATTTTTGACTGATCTAAGAGCATTGTGTATTTACTATATATATTCCGCACAAGATGTAAAATATTCATGAATATTAAATGGGTATACTCATTTACCATCCTTCATGAAGATCAGCGATTTGGCCTGCATTGTATCCGAGGCGAGCATTACAAAGTCGGCTCCCTTGATACCCAAAATAGTTTCCATCGCCATGGTGACAATAAATTTAACTTATATTTAAGCCGTGAAATCAGTGTATGTGAATTGTGACTATTTGTGCTCAAAATTATTACTTAACTTATTGTGAGTAAAGTCAAATGTCTActgttttttgtgtttgaaattttaatgtcgACAAGGACATAGGATCTTCAAAGCAAAATATATCTTACTTCCCGAGATCAAGAGAATCAAAAATTCGCCAGAAAGAAAAATAGTCATTCCCGGGGATCCTGCTGAGCTTCGATCATTAACTTGGAATAGCCAGAAGTTCGGAGGATATTCTGTTAATGTCGCCCAAACTTGggaaaaaggacattttttatttaatattaccCCATAGCTTTCACAAATAAGTCAGCgcatgtttataaatatttaacattttaattacaattaaaaaatatatatataaatcagGTTTCTGAATACTACGATATCCATTATACCCTTGGCGGAAGATTTGCCATCACATGTGCCTTCAAGGTCTGCTGGTTTATGGAATCCAGCTTGGTAATGCCCTCTCGGTTTATCATGAACACATCGAAGTTGCGCAAATTGATAACGAATCGCTTTTGGATCTCGAGCACACATTTTTCGATTATATTGTAAGCGGTTCGTTTATCCAATTGCGGGTTGTAGAACTCTTCGAAGATGGGAGTGCAGAAATTGATGCCCGATCCGTGGCCACCATAGCGCACGGGAACCGAGCTACCAAAGCTGTCGATGTAGGTCAACTCTGGACCGCTGGTAGGATCAAATCCGCCGACCAGCAGGGCCACCATGTACTTTACATTGCTCCGGAGATAGGCGGACAAATTGGTCCGGATGAAGTGCACCGCTCCGCGAACCGTCAAGTCATAACCATTGGTAACCTTGTAAAGGTCCAGGTTCCGGAGAATGTATTCGGAAAACTGCAGGCAATCTCCTCCATCGCCCACGGCCGACATCATGGAATAGTTTGTCAGGCGGTGTATCTTCGATTTGTCTAAGCAATTTTCAATCTTATAATATACTTTTGGCAACTAGGGTTTGCTTACCTTCATCCAACCACATCACAGATTTCGCCTTCATGGTATCTGAAGCCAGGATGACGAAGTCAACTCCTTTAATGCCCAAAATGGTCtccatttttaatatagtttttttatgTGTATATGGGGACAATTTTCTATTTATAGGCACAAATGATTCCTATTTCGTATGCCGTCTTTGTTATTTCAACAGAAATTACAAAGACTTTTAAAATTACCTAGGTGTATAAAAGTATGCACCTCGaggtttcttttaaaaaatatatgttgttGCATACTATCGGGCACCTCTTGTTACATCCATAATTCTTTCTATTTCTTTATAAGATCATATAAAGATATATAGTGAAAGTAATGAACATTTGTGGccgtaaaatattaaaattatcgaTAATTCTCATATGGCATACATCTGTCGCTTTATTGCATTTTGTAATGTTCCGGGGTCGTAAGTGTCCTGCGTGCGTCCTCTCACCAAGTCCTCCCATCTGTCCCCCAACCAAACGCCCCACCAATCTCGTCTGCGTCCATTTCCGTTCGGTTTGTGCCACCGTCGGGGGCACTTAAAAAGCACTTAGTTGTGTTTCATTGAAATAATTTTCAGCATTTCCGCACTTGAACACGATTTTCATTATCCCGCTAGCTGCATTTTACTATCCCCCATTGTCTGCACTTTTAATGTGATGGAAATTCGCGCCATTCTGAATAATTATCGCATCTATTTGTGAAATGGAAATATTTCcgcaattaaaaacatattttctagCACCCTTCAAGTAATGACGACCATTCCATCCTCATCCAGATTCCCATTCTCGTTTGCACATCCTTTGTGTTTGCCATTTCAGGCATTTATCCTGAAATTAAATGCGGGAGCTGCAAACAGCGAAGGAAGCGAAAGTTAATGGTCTTTCTTGTGATAATAAAATGGGTCGCCATTACCCAGTGTTTGCCGTCTTATCAGGATCTTTGAGGAACTCAGGGTGAAGGTTCTACtttaacgaacacattttgggACTTTCGCATAAAAACTAGGTCCTGTTCCATATagtcaatatttaaataaatattttatgacaAAAGAACAAAGagaaacgaatatattttctatttattcatttttacgTTAAATTATTATGacttaacaatttttaaaaatgtaataatgtATGTAACGAAAGCAAATGTTTCCTTAGGCCAATTCAACTATTTGTTAATTTAGGCAAATGTACATATTTGAAAAGAGTATCAAAAGAACCGAGCCAACTGACATAAACAAACAATCGAtatgaattaaatttgcaGTTACATTTGTGATGTCTGTGGGGAGCATGCTTTTCGCGGCTGGTGAAAATGTCATTTACGGTGACGAACCAGAGTTTAATCCGATTTGAGAGTGCCAAGCAGGACGATGAGTTGGAGCGGACATTAATGTTTTTCAATGTCGATATTTCGGGCGGAGTGTCCTGTGGCCGCCGAAACGAGATTACGACGCCGAGGACCTCGGACTGCAATGGAAAGCGTGAGTTGATTAACGACATTCGACAAACGTCCGCTAACTCGAATATATACTCGGTTGCAAATACACAGGACGAACTCCCGGCGGAGGATTGAGCAATCCAATTACGGAGAGTGCGATGTCATTTGGGGCACCAAATAAATTCCACGCTCCCGGACATGCTGGTTTCGATCATGGAAATTATAAGCGACGTGCTCCAGGCCATCCAAGAGATTACTCTGCCTATTGCGACAGTCCTCGTCACTTTCATTATAGGAGTCGTGGCTCAGtttccccatccccatccccatcggTCGATTCTGCGGGCCATTTTGAGAATGACAGGAGCTATAAACACCCTCCActctttaaaactgaaaaggCATACGAACATTATTATCCAGATGAATCGTATGAGGCCGAGGAATATGAGCCCTGGGACCGAATGGCCCTAGCCTCTGATAATTCTGAAGAAGGGGAATATCCAGAAAACACCTTAAAAAGAGAGCCATATCTCAAACCCAGATATGAACGTCCATATGATTATCACTCTACTGCTGCTAAGTCAATCCAAAGACGCGGTCGGGAGCCTCGCAAACGACATGAAAAATATTATCGTGTTCCCGAAGAACCATCACAAGATGTATATAATCGAGGCTATAGAGAATATCTGCCACGGGATTTGCGATTGAGACCTAATGAGACGCCCAGGGAATACGAATATAGACAGTCTTCGGGGTCTATGCCACCGGATTATGCTTCTAACTACTATAATCTTAATTACGAGgagtataaaaatgcaattgatTATGCCAGACCCTATGAATCAGACAACAAGTACGAAGGCGATTACGAAGACCATTTTGCAGAAAACAGtcaaaatcatttaaaagaattcTATGAATACTTTCAACCAGATTATGATGAAAAAAGACGTAAGACACCACCGCCCATTCCCTTTCCGAAACCCCACCCCAAGTACTACAAAGTTAGATCTTCGTCTTATAAGGATATTTCCGATCCATCAAACTATCCTACAAAAGTTAAGAAAGCTGAAAGAGATTATAAACTGAAAGATAGAAATGTTCCGCCTTACGAGGAACCAAAAGCCagccaaacaaaatataacaGATATAAGCGACAATACCAGCCAGAGAAAATGCCACCTAGAAAGAGTTGTACTCATTTTAAAGAGACTAGAGAAGCTCCACAAAAATACGAAAGAATttcaaaagatattttccgacttgcgccgccaaaaaaatatgaaaaacatagaaaCACGGAGGACGATAGATTGTATGCAGAAAAGAGTTCTCCCAGAAACACTGAATACAAGTACAAAATACGTAATAATGTAGATCAGGctatcccaaacttttataaaaaatacttaagtGAAGAAGTTCCTCGAAGAAATTATCATAAGAAAATCATTAATGATATATCAAAGTTGCAAGAAAACTTAAGAAGAGAACCTCCTAGATCATTTAGAGAATATGAAAGTCACAAAAACCGGAGACGTCATAGGTCTTTACCAGATCAGAAGAAGTCCGTTGACTTTGTTCGTTTTACAGACCTTAATGACGGCTCGGAAATTCCGCACAAAATTCATGAGAGCAGCCAAACACCATCGTCAATATTCTTTACCATCGAAATACCCTATAAGAAAATAGAACGGAGGTGTGCGTGTTCCCCAAAAAGAGAACACATACCAAAAAGATCGGATTCGGGCTGTGAAACGTTTGCTAGTAACTTAAGCTGTGCCCTTAAATCATTTAAGCCGCAATCATCATTTTATGATGTTCGAAAAGGTCGTAGACGTAAAAcaataaagcaaaaaatatCAGGATTTTTTAGAAGGTCGAAGATTTGTCTGAAGAGGTCTAGGATTTTCAGAAACAAATCAAAAGTACTAAGACACTGTATGTTAGGACCTCGTCGCCCCAATTACGATCATATAGATTGCAGAAATATTGAAAGCCCAAGGCCCCATTATATTTCAGAGTCCCCGAAGGCTAGTAGCCACTCTTTGGAGTTTGAAAACAAGAGGGTTCCCATTCGCAATCCCTCCATGGAAAATGCATCCGAAAAGTATTGTAAAAGGATGCTACAGGGATGTCATTATCCCACTGTTTACAGGGCAAAGGGCAACCAGCAAGCTGAAAATAATGATAAGATGTACCATGAGTACTCCATGTACAACATTTTGAGTTCAAACAATCAACGTTCGAAGGTAACTAAAGATGAGTATGAACACTGCCATAGAGGATTAACTAAGCGAAACAGTCAATATTTCAGATCCAGTGCTGATCTGCCTATGAAGGACTCAAACAAGTTGTACAATCGTGTATCCAGCGGAAATTGCAGCCTTTTTAGTGGGGATAGATGTGAAGCTCCCGTCGAGACAAGTGAAATAAATGTCTGCCTTACGATTAGGGCCACAGATGTGAGTCTGACAGGCAACCCTAGGATAGTATCATCCAAAATCGTGACGGGGCAAGGTTATAGGCACAGGAGCAATGAGGATGTCAATATAATTGTTTCAAAACCACAAAATCTTTCGGTACCGAGACAGAATAGTGGTAGCACAATATGTGGCAGCGACTCCAGCTCTACTCAACAAAACCAATTTGAAAATGTCAGACGTGTTTCCGCACCCTCTGAAAAGAACAGTGGTTCCTCTACAACAAACAGTACCAAAGGAATTTCTTTGAGAACTGAAAGATCTGAGGATCTCAGCTATAAAATGCGCATGGAAGCATATTCCAAACCACGGTCTGTGATTAGCGATAGATCTTCACAGTATCTCAGCCCCCGCCATCGGATCAGCACCAAGTGGAGCTTGACCCGGCAGTCGAGATCTTGTAACTTCCAAAAGGATTCAGTTTCAAGACCCTCCCGACCTGGTTTGTGCCAACCAAACACCATTGAAATGTGTTCCAGACCACCGACTTTAATTCAAAGCGATATAAACAAAAGGTCAAGCTTAAAGGGCGTTAATAAGAACTTCGAAAAATCAGCACCCAAAAAGGTAATCCTGAAAACAAATAGCTCTAATAGTTCGATAAGTGGTTCCGGCAGAAGCACTCAATCGGATTGCTCatgcgaaaaacaaaaaagtgaaTGCCACAGAACCCAAAGTCACAATTTGCAATTTGAATATAGAAAAATTGAAGTCAGCCCGCGAAGAACTAGTAGTTGGCCAAgccaaagaaagaaaaaagcTTTTCCATTAATACCAATCCAAAAAGCATTTTCAAAACCGCTTCAAAATCTGGAAACTCCACCTAAAGTCCCTTCTATAACTTCCGAATCGAGTATAAGTAAGTGCTCCAGTGGTACCAGGAATATTAATCAAGGACCTCAAAACATGCAGTTGGATTCCTATCCTGATTCCATCCCAACTTGCCCATGTGAGCCGCAGAGTGAATATGCCAACAGTTTCTCGGCTATGCCAGGTCAGGATATTACGGAAACCAGTGTTCGAGGGGATCTTTGTTGCCCAAAGTTAACAGACAGCTGGGATAAGGATTCCTGCTGCCGGAGGAGCATTGTGGAGGAACTCAAAAGGGAGCTATTGCAGAGCTTCAGATCCGATCGGCAAATGGAATCGCAGGTGCCTTTTCTTCGACCCACACCGCACATTATGATATTTCCCTGCGTTCCCGGTGCCATGTGCCAGTCTAATCCCAACCTAAATCCAAATCTATTCCGTGGACCGGAATCT
This window contains:
- the LOC108027929 gene encoding uncharacterized protein LOC108027929 isoform X1, with the translated sequence MSFTVTNQSLIRFESAKQDDELERTLMFFNVDISGGVSCGRRNEITTPRTSDCNGKRRTPGGGLSNPITESAMSFGAPNKFHAPGHAGFDHGNYKRRAPGHPRDYSAYCDSPRHFHYRSRGSVSPSPSPSVDSAGHFENDRSYKHPPLFKTEKAYEHYYPDESYEAEEYEPWDRMALASDNSEEGEYPENTLKREPYLKPRYERPYDYHSTAAKSIQRRGREPRKRHEKYYRVPEEPSQDVYNRGYREYLPRDLRLRPNETPREYEYRQSSGSMPPDYASNYYNLNYEEYKNAIDYARPYESDNKYEGDYEDHFAENSQNHLKEFYEYFQPDYDEKRRKTPPPIPFPKPHPKYYKVRSSSYKDISDPSNYPTKVKKAERDYKLKDRNVPPYEEPKASQTKYNRYKRQYQPEKMPPRKSCTHFKETREAPQKYERISKDIFRLAPPKKYEKHRNTEDDRLYAEKSSPRNTEYKYKIRNNVDQAIPNFYKKYLSEEVPRRNYHKKIINDISKLQENLRREPPRSFREYESHKNRRRHRSLPDQKKSVDFVRFTDLNDGSEIPHKIHESSQTPSSIFFTIEIPYKKIERRCACSPKREHIPKRSDSGCETFASNLSCALKSFKPQSSFYDVRKGRRRKTIKQKISGFFRRSKICLKRSRIFRNKSKVLRHCMLGPRRPNYDHIDCRNIESPRPHYISESPKASSHSLEFENKRVPIRNPSMENASEKYCKRMLQGCHYPTVYRAKGNQQAENNDKMYHEYSMYNILSSNNQRSKVTKDEYEHCHRGLTKRNSQYFRSSADLPMKDSNKLYNRVSSGNCSLFSGDRCEAPVETSEINVCLTIRATDVSLTGNPRIVSSKIVTGQGYRHRSNEDVNIIVSKPQNLSVPRQNSGSTICGSDSSSTQQNQFENVRRVSAPSEKNSGSSTTNSTKGISLRTERSEDLSYKMRMEAYSKPRSVISDRSSQYLSPRHRISTKWSLTRQSRSCNFQKDSVSRPSRPGLCQPNTIEMCSRPPTLIQSDINKRSSLKGVNKNFEKSAPKKVILKTNSSNSSISGSGRSTQSDCSCEKQKSECHRTQSHNLQFEYRKIEVSPRRTSSWPSQRKKKAFPLIPIQKAFSKPLQNLETPPKVPSITSESSISKCSSGTRNINQGPQNMQLDSYPDSIPTCPCEPQSEYANSFSAMPGQDITETSVRGDLCCPKLTDSWDKDSCCRRSIVEELKRELLQSFRSDRQMESQVPFLRPTPHIMIFPCVPGAMCQSNPNLNPNLFRGPESVVRWAPCPKPQNPF
- the LOC108027738 gene encoding probable proteasome subunit beta type-2 encodes the protein METILGIKGVDFVILASDTMKAKSVMWLDEDKSKIHRLTNYSMMSAVGDGGDCLQFSEYILRNLDLYKVTNGYDLTVRGAVHFIRTNLSAYLRSNVKYMVALLVGGFDPTSGPELTYIDSFGSSVPVRYGGHGSGINFCTPIFEEFYNPQLDKRTAYNIIEKCVLEIQKRFVINLRNFDVFMINREGITKLDSINQQTLKAHVMANLPPRV
- the LOC108027731 gene encoding probable proteasome subunit beta type-2 — its product is MAMETILGIKGADFVMLASDTMQAKSLIFMKDDQSKIHRLSDFNMMAMVGDGGDSIQFTDFISKNMHLYKIAHGYHLSAKAAAHFTRKTLADYIRTNTRYQVAMLLAGYDATEGPDLHYIDTYGAAQSINHAGHGWGSMFCGSILQRYWHSNISQADAYSLMRKCVLEIQRRLIINQRNFEVYVVDGKGMRKMEAINPGSLSKESISLSW
- the LOC108027929 gene encoding uncharacterized protein LOC108027929 isoform X3, with translation MSFTVTNQSLIRFESAKQDDELERTLMFFNVDISGGVSCGRRNEITTPRTSDCNGKRRTPGGGLSNPITESAMSFGAPNKFHAPGHAGFDHGNYKRRAPGHPRDYSAYCDSPRHFHYRSRGSVSPSPSPSVDSAGHFENDRSYKHPPLFKTEKAYEHYYPDESYEAEEYEPWDRMALASDNSEEGEYPENTLKREPYLKPRYERPYDYHSTAAKSIQRRGREPRKRHEKYYRVPEEPSQDVYNRGYREYLPRDLRLRPNETPREYEYRQSSGSMPPDYASNYYNLNYEEYKNAIDYARPYESDNKYEGDYEDHFAENSQNHLKEFYEYFQPDYDEKRRKTPPPIPFPKPHPKYYKVRSSSYKDISDPSNYPTKVKKAERDYKLKDRNVPPYEEPKASQTKYNRYKRQYQPEKMPPRKSCTHFKETREAPQKYERISKDIFRLAPPKKYEKHRNTEDDRLYAEKSSPRNTEYKYKIRNNVDQAIPNFYKKYLSEEVPRRNYHKKIINDISKLQENLRREPPRSFREYESHKNRRRHRSLPDQKKSVDFVRFTDLNDGSEIPHKIHESSQTPSSIFFTIEIPYKKIERRCACSPKREHIPKRSDSGCETFASNLSCALKSFKPQSSFYDVRKGRRRKTIKQKISGFFRRSKICLKRSRIFRNKSKVLRHCMLGPRRPNYDHIDCRNIESPRPHYISESPKASSHSLEFENKRVPIRNPSMENASEKYCKRMLQGCHYPTVYRAKGNQQAENNDKMYHEYSMYNILSSNNQRSKIQC
- the LOC108027929 gene encoding uncharacterized protein LOC108027929 isoform X2; its protein translation is MSFTVTNQSLIRFESAKQDDELERTLMFFNVDISGGVSCGRRNEITTPRTSDCNGKRRTPGGGLSNPITESAMSFGAPNKFHAPGHAGFDHGNYKRRAPGHPRDYSAYCDSPRHFHYRSRGSVSPSPSPSVDSAGHFENDRSYKHPPLFKTEKAYEHYYPDESYEAEEYEPWDRMALASDNSEEGEYPENTLKREPYLKPRYERPYDYHSTAAKSIQRRGREPRKRHEKYYRVPEEPSQDVYNRGYREYLPRDLRLRPNETPREYEYRQSSGSMPPDYASNYYNLNYEEYKNAIDYARPYESDNKYEGDYEDHFAENSQNHLKEFYEYFQPDYDEKRRKTPPPIPFPKPHPKYYKVRSSSYKDISDPSNYPTKVKKAERDYKLKDRNVPPYEEPKASQTKYNRYKRQYQPEKMPPRKSCTHFKETREAPQKYERISKDIFRLAPPKKYEKHRNTEDDRLYAEKSSPRNTEYKYKIRNNVDQAIPNFYKKYLSEEVPRRNYHKKIINDISKLQENLRREPPRSFREYESHKNRRRHRSLPDQKKSVDFVRFTDLNDGSEIPHKIHESSQTPSSIFFTIEIPYKKIERRCACSPKREHIPKRSDSGCETFASNLSCALKSFKPQSSFYDVRKGRRRKTIKQKISGFFRRSKICLKRSRIFRNKSKVLRHCMLGPRRPNYDHIDCRNIESPRPHYISESPKASSHSLEFENKRVPIRNPSMENASEKYCKRMLQGCHYPTVYRAKGNQQAENNDKMYHEYSMYNILSSNNQRSKSIFQIQC